In Streptomyces capitiformicae, one genomic interval encodes:
- a CDS encoding acyl-CoA dehydrogenase family protein, translating into MAPSTHEVTNQAPPLVGYDVFTTDRVLVEAVERHLAADLVDEARAELSGLGRATGSAQVQEWARLANDNPPKLRTHDRYGNRIDEVEFHPSWHRLLGKGVSAGLTAAWGRPGGHVRRAAGFLLWSQAEAGNGCPLSMTHAAVPALRTDPALAAEWEPRLTAMVYDEDLRPPARKAGVLFGMGMTEKQGGSDVRANTTAARPLAEDGTYELTGHKWFCSAPMSDAFLVLAQAPGGLTCFLVPRVLADGTRNVFRIQRLKDKLGNRSNASAEVEFAGTWAQRVGDEGRGVRTIIEMVAATRVDCALGAAALMRQAVAQAAHHCAHREAFGGKLIDKPLMRNVLADLALESEAATTLAMRLAAAYDAAEAGAGEGAAAGAGDENERSFLRLAVPITKYWVTKRCTPTVVEASECLGGNGYVEESGMPRLLRESPLNSIWEGAGNVQALDVLRALQREPRALDAYLREVGRARGADHRLDGAIKNLLTELADLDGIEARARRLVERLALVLQGALLVQYAPPAVADAFCASRLGGDWGSAFGTLPHTLDLASVVERARPVN; encoded by the coding sequence ATGGCACCCAGCACCCACGAAGTGACCAATCAGGCTCCGCCGCTGGTGGGCTACGACGTCTTCACCACCGACCGGGTCCTGGTCGAGGCGGTCGAGCGGCACCTGGCCGCCGATCTCGTCGACGAGGCGCGCGCGGAGCTGTCAGGGCTCGGGCGCGCGACGGGCTCCGCGCAGGTGCAGGAGTGGGCCAGGCTGGCCAACGACAACCCCCCGAAGCTGCGCACGCACGACCGGTACGGCAACCGGATCGACGAGGTCGAGTTCCACCCGTCCTGGCACCGGCTCCTCGGCAAGGGTGTGTCGGCAGGGCTCACGGCGGCCTGGGGTCGGCCCGGCGGGCATGTGCGACGCGCCGCCGGGTTCCTCCTCTGGAGCCAGGCCGAAGCGGGCAACGGCTGCCCCCTGTCGATGACCCACGCGGCGGTGCCCGCCCTGCGCACCGACCCGGCGCTCGCCGCCGAGTGGGAGCCACGGCTGACGGCCATGGTCTACGACGAGGACCTGCGGCCCCCGGCGCGGAAGGCCGGTGTGCTCTTCGGGATGGGCATGACGGAGAAGCAGGGCGGCAGCGACGTACGCGCCAACACGACGGCGGCACGGCCGCTCGCGGAGGACGGGACGTACGAGCTGACGGGGCACAAGTGGTTCTGCTCGGCACCGATGTCGGACGCTTTCCTGGTACTGGCCCAGGCACCCGGCGGGTTGACGTGCTTCCTGGTGCCGCGGGTGCTGGCGGACGGCACGCGCAACGTGTTCCGGATCCAGCGGCTCAAGGACAAGCTGGGCAACCGGTCGAACGCCTCCGCCGAGGTCGAGTTCGCGGGGACCTGGGCGCAGCGGGTCGGCGACGAGGGCCGGGGCGTGCGGACGATCATCGAGATGGTGGCCGCGACCCGGGTGGACTGCGCGCTGGGCGCCGCCGCGCTGATGCGGCAGGCGGTGGCGCAGGCGGCGCACCACTGCGCGCACCGGGAGGCGTTCGGCGGGAAGCTGATCGACAAACCGCTGATGCGCAATGTCCTCGCGGATCTGGCGCTGGAGTCGGAGGCGGCGACGACGCTGGCGATGCGGCTGGCGGCGGCGTACGACGCGGCTGAGGCGGGAGCAGGAGAAGGGGCTGCGGCTGGGGCGGGCGACGAGAACGAACGCTCGTTCTTGCGGCTGGCGGTGCCGATCACCAAGTACTGGGTGACCAAGCGCTGCACCCCGACGGTCGTGGAGGCCTCCGAATGCCTCGGCGGCAACGGCTATGTCGAGGAGTCCGGCATGCCGCGTCTCCTGCGCGAGTCGCCGCTCAACTCGATCTGGGAGGGCGCCGGAAACGTCCAGGCCCTCGACGTGCTGCGCGCCCTCCAGCGCGAACCGCGCGCGCTCGACGCCTACTTGAGGGAGGTCGGCCGCGCCCGTGGCGCCGATCACCGCCTCGACGGCGCCATCAAGAACCTGCTGACCGAACTCGCCGACCTCGACGGCATCGAGGCCCGCGCCCGCCGCCTCGTGGAACGCCTCGCCCTCGTCCTCCAGGGCGCCCTCCTCGTCCAGTACGCGCCCCCGGCCGTCGCCGACGCGTTCTGCGCCTCCCGGCTGGGCGGCGACTGGGGCTCGGCCTTCGGAACCCTGCCGCACACCCTGGACCTGGCGTCGGTGGTGGAACGGGCACGCCCGGTGAACTGA